One stretch of Eupeodes corollae chromosome 2, idEupCoro1.1, whole genome shotgun sequence DNA includes these proteins:
- the LOC129946770 gene encoding ras-related protein Rab-34 isoform X1: MDPYNLTMPKVNQDRRIIDSFALAYDEYCSPYSQIDFSEDVRNAMALNRPIKMSPCKAIFIGDVSVGKTTIVNRFCYDKFPHTYKATIGVDFEVENFRILGHEYCLQIWDTAGQERFKCIAQAYYRNANIIVIVYDMTNEESLHETPTWLESALAVNRVHRPLVFLVGTKSDLLTKEQFISMERLGYEFARVIKAEYWSVSARTGFNIVELFQRIASLSFDSTMKQCIVETNFFGKHKDHHVRVGFFKGLLGGIECNMSSGISNNRTCLC; this comes from the exons ATGGACCCTTATAATTTGACAATGCCAAAGGTCAATCAAGATCGTCGAATTATTGATTCATTTGCATTGGCATATGATGAATACTGCTCACCGTATTCGCAGATTGATTTTTCGGAAGATGTAAGAAACGCCATGGCATTGAATAGACCAATCAAGATGTCACCGTGTAAAGCTATTTTTATTGGTGACGTTTCTGTTGGAAAGACAACTATTGTGAATAG ATTTTGTTATGACAAGTTTCCGCACACTTATAAGGCTACAATTGGAGTGgattttgaagttgaaaattttCGAATACTTGGTCATGAATATTGTTTACAAAT ATGGGACACTGCTGGACAAGAAAGATTTAAATGCATAGCCCAAGCATACTATAGAAATGCTAACA ttatagTGATTGTTTATGACATGACTAATGAAGAGAGTCTTCATGAAACACCAACATGGCTGGAGAGTGCATTGGCAGTAAATCGTGTTCACAGACCTTTAGTGTTCTTAGTTGGAACGAAATCAGATTTGCTG ACAAAGGAACAATTTATTTCGATGGAAAGACTTGGCTATGAATTTGCTAGAGTGATAAAAGCTGAATATTGGTCGGTTTCGGCAAGAACAGGATTTAATATTGTAGAACTTTTTCAAAGAATTGCATCTTTATCATTTGACTCGACAATGAAACAGTGCATCGTTGAAACTAATTTCTTTGGAAAACATAAGGACCATCATGTTAGAGTTG gtttttttaaaggTCTCCTCGGTGGTATTGAATGCAACATGAGTAGTGGAATATCAAATAACAGGACTTGTTTATGCTGA
- the LOC129946856 gene encoding 60S ribosomal protein L23a: protein MAPKKPAEKSAKSGDKKPEKKPAAAAAAGAASGSGAAKPAAAKPAAKPAAAAPKKPAAEKKPAAAAGAAKKAPAKKPAAAAKKPAGAAKKAAPAKKVGAKAAAKPKGKDVKGKKVAGKPQSMVAKLAAKAKAKALLKARKPTKPGQKVQKGTAKAKAVALLKAKKAQTKVIKGAFGTRTRKIRTNVHFRRPKTLKLPRNPKYPRKSVPTRNRMDAYNIIKYPLTTEAAMKKIEDNNTLVFLTHLRANKNHIRAAVRKLYDIKVAKVNILIRPDGQKKAYVRLARDYDALDIANKIGII, encoded by the exons atggcACCCAAAAAGCCAGCAGAGAAGTCCG CAAAGTCGGGAGACAAAAAACCCGAGAAGAAACCTGCCGCCGCTGCTGCAGCCGGTGCAGCTTCTGGTTCTGGTGCTGCCAAGCCAGCTGCCGCCAAACCAGCAGCTAAGCCCGCCGCTGCTGCTCCCAAGAAGCCAGCAGCTGAGAAGAAACCAGCTGCCGCAGCTGGTGCTGCCAAAAAGGCTCCAGCTAAGAAACCAGCAGCTGCAGCCAAGAAACCAGCAGGAGCTGCCAAGAAGGCTGCCCCAGCAAAGAAGGTCGGAGCCAAGGCTGCCGCCAAGCCCAAGGGCAAGGATGTCAAGGGCAAGAAGGTCGCTGGCAAACCACAATCAATGGTTGCTAAGCTGGCTGCCAAGGCCAAGGCTAAGGCTCTCCTCAAGGCCAGAAAACCAACCAAACCAGGCCAAAAAGTACAAAAGGGTACCGCAAAGGCTAAGGCTGTTGCTTTGTTGAAGGCCAAGAAGGCTCAAACCAAG gTCATTAAGGGTGCTTTTGGTACACGTACCAGGAAGATCCGCACCAATGTCCACTTCCGTAGACCAAAGACCTTGAAATTGCCCCGCAATCCAAAATACCCAAGGAAGTCTGTCCCAACCAGGAACCG CATGGATGCCTACAACATCATCAAATATCCATTGACCACAGAAGCAGCAATGAAGAAGATCGAAGACAACAACACTTTGGTATTCTTGACCCATCTGAGGGCCAACAAGAACCACATTCGTGCTGCCGTCCGTAAACTTTATGACATCAAGGTCGCCAAGGTTAACATCCTTATCAGGCCCGATGGACAAAAGAAGGCTTACGTGCGATTGGCTAGGGACTACGATGCGTTGGACATTGCCAACAAGATTGGCATCATATAA
- the LOC129946770 gene encoding ras-related protein Rab-34 isoform X2, with product MDPYNLTMPKVNQDRRIIDSFALAYDEYCSPYSQIDFSEDVRNAMALNRPIKMSPCKAIFIGDVSVGKTTIVNRFCYDKFPHTYKATIGVDFEVENFRILGHEYCLQIWDTAGQERFKCIAQAYYRNANIIVIVYDMTNEESLHETPTWLESALAVNRVHRPLVFLVGTKSDLLTKEQFISMERLGYEFARVIKAEYWSVSARTGFNIVELFQRIASLSFDSTMKQCIVETNFFGKHKDHHVRVGLLGGIECNMSSGISNNRTCLC from the exons ATGGACCCTTATAATTTGACAATGCCAAAGGTCAATCAAGATCGTCGAATTATTGATTCATTTGCATTGGCATATGATGAATACTGCTCACCGTATTCGCAGATTGATTTTTCGGAAGATGTAAGAAACGCCATGGCATTGAATAGACCAATCAAGATGTCACCGTGTAAAGCTATTTTTATTGGTGACGTTTCTGTTGGAAAGACAACTATTGTGAATAG ATTTTGTTATGACAAGTTTCCGCACACTTATAAGGCTACAATTGGAGTGgattttgaagttgaaaattttCGAATACTTGGTCATGAATATTGTTTACAAAT ATGGGACACTGCTGGACAAGAAAGATTTAAATGCATAGCCCAAGCATACTATAGAAATGCTAACA ttatagTGATTGTTTATGACATGACTAATGAAGAGAGTCTTCATGAAACACCAACATGGCTGGAGAGTGCATTGGCAGTAAATCGTGTTCACAGACCTTTAGTGTTCTTAGTTGGAACGAAATCAGATTTGCTG ACAAAGGAACAATTTATTTCGATGGAAAGACTTGGCTATGAATTTGCTAGAGTGATAAAAGCTGAATATTGGTCGGTTTCGGCAAGAACAGGATTTAATATTGTAGAACTTTTTCAAAGAATTGCATCTTTATCATTTGACTCGACAATGAAACAGTGCATCGTTGAAACTAATTTCTTTGGAAAACATAAGGACCATCATGTTAGAGTTG gTCTCCTCGGTGGTATTGAATGCAACATGAGTAGTGGAATATCAAATAACAGGACTTGTTTATGCTGA